The following are encoded together in the Phaseolus vulgaris cultivar G19833 chromosome 9, P. vulgaris v2.0, whole genome shotgun sequence genome:
- the LOC137822249 gene encoding U-box domain-containing protein 14-like: MSSVISSSSSRVFDAINECLFLVQSDSTEVQEKALQMLASITKVSSQNRTSLAQTEGAIPTIATLTNSSSPIIQTLSLLTLFNLSLNPDLKQSLADMETIYYLNSLITNSSFSLDSSKLASSLICSLAMHDKNKAKFGVAGTVQLLVKAVEGSRGSDAHHLLSSLAELVHFHGNCTLAVRAGVVAVLLKVVKGTDNEDLAGTSLAVLSLLARFDEGLNGLKKTDEIVRVMLNVLKGRSLLSKEGAADILIRLFDDSEDCVTEALMLPEFSTVLADLCVRGSVRVRDKADLLMKKMAQVSLDSDMDVCSLHA; the protein is encoded by the coding sequence ATGTCGTCAGTAATATCATCATCCTCGTCTCGTGTTTTTGATGCCATCAATGAATGTCTGTTCCTGGTTCAATCAGACTCAACTGAAGTTCAAGAGAAAGCTCTTCAAATGCTGGCTTCCATCACCAAGGTCAGTTCCCAGAACAGAACCTCACTAGCTCAAACAGAAGGAGCCATTCCAACAATAGCCACACTAACAAACTCTTCCTCCCCCATCATCCAAACACTTTCTCTATTAACCCTCTTCAACCTATCCCTCAACCCAGATCTGAAGCAATCTCTTGCTGACATGGAAACCATTTACTACCTCAACTCCCTCATCACCAACTCATCATTTTCCCTTGACTCCTCCAAATTGGCCTCCTCGTTGATTTGCAGCTTGGCCATGCATGACAAAAACAAGGCCAAGTTTGGGGTGGCAGGCACAGTTCAGTTGCTAGTGAAAGCAGTTGAAGGGTCTCGTGGTTCTGATGCGCACCACCTTCTGAGTTCTCTGGCTGAGCTTGTTCATTTTCATGGAAACTGCACTTTGGCAGTGCGAGCCGGGGTAGTGGCAGTGCTACTTAAGGTGGTGAAGGGTACTGATAATGAAGACCTGGCAGGAACTTCTCTGGCTGTTCTTAGTCTCCTTGCGAGGTTTGATGAAGGGTTGAATGGTTTGAAGAAAACGGATGAGATAGTTAGGGTAATGTTGAATGTGTTGAAGGGTAGGTCTTTGTTGAGCAAGGAGGGTGCTGCTGATATCCTTATCCGTCTTTTTGATGACAGTGAAGACTGTGTCACTGAGGCTTTGATGCTGCCGGAATTTTCAACCGTCTTGGCTGATCTTTGTGTGAGGGGTTCGGTGAGAGTTCGTGACAAGGCGGATTTGTTGATGAAGAAGATGGCACAGGTGAGCTTGGACTCTGATATGGACGTATGCTCCCTCCATGCTTAA